Genomic segment of Arachnia propionica:
ACCGGTGACCAGGGAAGTTCCCACCCCGAACCCGTCGACGGGGGCGCCGCGCAGGGCGGCGATCTGCCATTCGTCGAGGTCGGAGGTGACGGTGATCCGGGTGCTCGTGGCACCCAGGTCGTCGAGGAGGTCACGGGCCTGGCGGGCCATCATCGGAAGGTCGCCGGAATCGAGCCGGATGGCCCCCAACCGACCCTCGGTCAGCTCCACTCCCTTGCGGATGGCGGCCTCGACGTCGTAGGTGTCCACCAGCAGCGTCGTCTCCACCCCCAGCGCGTCGAGTTGCGCCCGGAAGGCGTCCTCCTCGGAATCGTGGAGGAGGGTGAAGGAATGCGCGGCGGTGCCCATGGTCGGGATTCCGTAGGCGCGGCCGGCCTCCAGGTTCGAGGTGGCTGAGAATCCCGCGATGTAGGCGGCGCGGGCAGCCCCGACCGCGGCCCATTCGTGGGTTCGGCGCGATCCCATCTCCGCGCAGGGCCTGTCCTCGGCCATGGCGGTCATGCGGGAGGCGGCCGCGGCTATGGCGGAATCGAAATTGTAGATGCTGAGCAACACCGTCTCCAGGACGCAGGCCTCCGCGAAACTGCCCTCCACGGACAGCACCGGCGACCCCGGGAAGTAGGTTTCACCCTCCGGGTAACCCCAGATGTCGCCGTTGAAACGGTAGTCGGCCAGCCACTCCGCCAGGTTGTCGCGGATGATTCCTTGATCCAGCAGGAACTGCAGGGTGGCGGGATCGAAACGGAATTCGTCGATGGCCTCCAAAGCCCGTCCGAGACCCGCGACCACCCCGTAGCGGCGGCCCTCCGGCAGACGACGGGTGAACATGTCGAACAGGGAACGCCTGCCCGCGGTGCCCGCGTCCATGGCGGCCTGAACCATCGTCAACTCGTAGTGGTCGGTCAGCAGTGCTGTCGTCATGGAAAACCAGCGTACTAGGGGGTGGAGGGAGCAGATCCAGCCCGTGGACGGTGCGGATACGCATGGGATGTCCGTATCGTGTGTCGGTACGATGGCATGCATGTGTCCTCGACCTGTTCCACCGCCTCCCCGCGCCGCCGAGGAGCAGCCCGACAGCCAGGTGGCGGTGCTGGAATCTCCGCTGGAAACCCCGGCGGAGGCGTGGGTGACGATCGTCTGGGACGATCCCGTGAACCTGATGGATTACGTCACCCACGTGTTCTGCGAGTACTTCGGTTATCCGAAACCGAAATCGGAGGAGCTGATGCTGAAGGTTCACACGGAGGGACGCGCAGTGGTGTCGGCGGGCAATCGCGAGGCCATGGAACGCGATGTCCTGGCGATGCAGAACTACACCCTCTGGGCCACCATGGAGCAGCAGTGAACGACTTCACCTGGGTTTTCCACGCGGGTGACGGACGTGGCCGGGTGTTGCGTTTCCTTGTGGAACGCTACGCACACGACCTGGAACCGCTGCTTCCCCATGTCGAATCCGACGATCCCCTGGTGAGGCTCGACGCGGAGCTCAGGGCCGAATCGGTCTGTGCCGAGACCATCGCGGAGGAACCCGGGCTCGGGCGTTTCTTCCCGCCCGCCCTTCCCGATGCCGGCGAGGCAGGCCAGTTCCGGCGCCACGCCATCGCAGGCCAGGCCCAGAACCGGCTCGAGGCCGCCCGGAAGGTGCTTGCCGCCCTGGAGGACGACGACCAGGACCGGGTGCTGGTTCCGGGCCGGGACATCGACTCCTGGGTCTCGGTTCTGGCGGCGCTCAGGGCCCAATGGCATGTGGAACTGACCGGCTCCTCGGAACGGCTGGCGGAACCGACGAGGGAGGACGTGGCAAACGACCCCGAAACCGCCGCCATCCTCGACTGGCTTGCGCTGCTGATCGAGGACGCGCTCCACGCCAAATGGCGGGGGGAAGGACGGTGACAGGACGTGAGGCCCCGATCGGGGTCTTCGATTCCGGTTTCGGAGGGCTCACCGTGATGCGCTCCCTCGTGGACCAGCTCCCCAACGAGGATTTCGTCTATCTCGGTGACACTGCCCGGGCCCCCTACGGCCCCCGGTCGATTGCGCAGGTCCGGGAGTTCGCTCTCCAGGGTCTCGACCACCTGGCCGAGCGAGGGGTCAAGGCGCTGGTGATCGCTTGTAACTCCGCCAGTTCTGCGGTGTTGAGGGATGCTCGGGAGCGCTACGATGTGCCGATCCTCGAGGTGATCCTGCCCGCCGCCCGGCGCGCCTTGGCTGCGTCCAACAGCGGTCGGGTCGGGGTGGTGTGCACCGAAGCCACGGCCATGTCCCGTTCCTACGACGATGCATTCGCAGTGGCAGGGGATGTCCAACTCACCACCCAGGCCTGCCCACGGTTCGTGGAATTCGTGGAGGCCGGTATCACCGGGGGCGAGGAACTGCTCGGGGTAGCCCGCGAATACCTGGCTCCCCTCCAGGTCGCGGGAATTGACACTCTGATCCTCGGCTGTACCCACTATCCGCTGCTCACCGGTGTCATCAACTATGTGCTCGGTGACGATGTGGTGCTGGTTTCATCCTCGGACGCCTGTGCCCAGGACACGTACGCACGACTCACCCGCAAGGGCCTGCTGCACGACGTCCCGCGGCACGCCAGCCGCCAGTTCCTGACGACCGGTGACGCTGACTCCTTCCAGGGCATCGGAGAGAGACTGCTCGGGCGTTTCGTCCACGACGTCGAGCAGGTGGAGCTTCGCTGAACTCCGGTAGGTTGGCCCCATGATTCTGCGCATCGATGGCCGCCGAGCCGACCAGCTCCGTGAAGTCCGCATCACCCGCGGGTGGCTCGACCATGCCGAGGGATCCGTGCTCGTGGAGTTTGGGAAGACCCGTGTGCTGGTTGCCGCATCCGTCACAGTGGGGGTTCCCCGCTGGCGACGGGATACCGGCCTCGGCTGGGTGACCGCCGAGTACTCGATGCTGCCCAGAGCCACTCATTCTCGCAGCGACCGCGAGTCGGTGCGGGGCCGGATTGGCGGTCGCACCCACGAGATCTCCCGCCTGGTCGGGCGTTCGCTGCGGGCCGTCGTTGACTATTCGGCACTGGGGGAGAACACCATCGTCCTGGACTGCGACGTGCTGCAGGCCGACGGTGGTACCCGCACCGCGGCCATCACCGGCGCCTACGTCGCTCTTGCGGACGCTGTTGCCCACCTGCGGGAACTGGACGTGCTCAAGGGCGAACCGCTGAAGGACTCCGTTGCTGCGGTGTCCGTCGGATTCGTTGAGGGAGTGCCCCTACTCGACCTGGCCTACGAGGAGGATTCACAGGCCGGGACGGACATGAACATCGTCATGACCGGGTCGGGGGATTTCATCGAGGTGCAGGGAACAGCGGAGAGGAAGCCCTTCAATCGCACCGACCTGAACCAGCTGCTCGACCTCGGTGCCGCCGGGTGCGCGGAACTGACCCGGCTACAACGCGAGGCCTTGGCGTGACAGGCGGTGTCGAGAAGGTGGTGCTGGCCACCAACAACCCCAAAAAACTGGTCGAGTTGCGTCGCGTCATCCGAGACGCGGGACTAGCAGTGGAGGTGTTGGGCCTAGGTGACTTTGACCCCTATCCTGAACCCGCTGAAACCGAGAGGACCTTCGAGGGAAACGCCTTCATCAAAGCCGAAGCTGCGGCCCGTCACACCGGTCTGCCTGCTCTGGCAGACGACTCGGGCCTCGAGGTGGACGAACTCAATTCCATGCCGGGGGTCCGTTCCGCCCGCTGGGCGGGTCCGGAATGCAATGATGCCGCCAACAACGCGCTGCTTTTGGCGCAACTGGCGGGAGTGCCCGCCAAGCGGCGCGGCGCACGGTTCGTATGTGCCCTGGCTCTGGTGCTGCCCGATGGTGGTAGGCAACTTTGGCGTGAGGAAATGCCGGGACGGATCGCCGAGGAGGAACGCGGTGATGGTGGTTTCGGCTACGACCCGCTGTTCCTGCCGGACGGTCGGGCCTGCACATCCGCGGAGCTGACGGCCGCTCAGAAGGACGCCATCAGCCACCGTGGCAAGGCTGTGCGCGCTTTCGTCGCCTGGTTGAAGGAGCAGTGATGGAGATCTACCTGGATCTGCTGCGCCGCGTCATGGCTGACGGAATCGACCGCGGCGACCGCACCGGAACCGGCACCCGCAGCGTCTTCGGCCACCAGATGAGATTCGACCTGACAGAAGGATTTCCGCTGCTGACCACCAAGAGGGTGCACACCCGGTCCGTTTTCGGTGAGCTGTTGTGGTTCCTGCGGGGCGACACCAACATCGCCTGGCTGCACGAGAACCGCATCACCATCTGGGACGAATGGGCCGACGAGAACGGCAACCTCGGGCCCATCTACGGCTACCAGTGGCGTTCCTGGCCCACCCCGGATGGGCGGCACGTGGATCAGCTTGCCGGCGTGATCGAGTCCCTGCGCAGCAACCCGGAGTCCAGGCGGCACGTCGTCTCCGCCTGGAACGTCGCCGATGTGGACGCCATGGCCCTGCCCCCATGCCACGCCCTGTTCCAGTTCTACGTGGCCGACGGCAGGTTGAGCTGCCAGCTCTACCAGCGCTCAGCCGATGTGTTCCTGGGGGTGCCGTTCAACATCGCCTCCTACGCGCTGCTGACCCACCTCGTCGCGCAGGTGACGGGGCTGGATGTGGGGGAGTTCATCCACACCCTCGGTGACGCGCACATCTACCACAACCACTTCGATCAGGTGACCGAACAGCTGACCCGCCAGCCGCGCGCCCTCCCACGGCTCGTGCTGAACCCCGGGGTACGGGAGATCGACCGGTTCGAGCTGCCCGACATCACCGTCGAGAACTACGACCCCCACCCGGCGATAAAAGCGCCCATAGCGGTGTAGAGGGCTCTGTTTCGTGAAACCGGTTGATCCTCGGGGACGGACCGGGAAGGTAGCGGGTCGGAAGGTCTGAGCCCGGCTCGAAACCGCTTCTGGTGGCTGGGAAGCGCCCTGACCACAGGTTTGGGAGACTTCCTGACTGCCCGTGGAACTCCGTCGGGTTTACGGGACATGTCCCTTGGTCAGGGCAGGTGTTTGTACAGTTCCTGCCAGATGCCGGAGCGTTTCTTGATGTGCTGTTCGCGGTAGGCGCGCAGCTTGGAGACATCCTCCGGTTCGTCCTTCAGTGCCGAGGCGACGATGGCTTCCGCCAGCTCCCTGCCGCCCGGGGTGTCGTTGCCGAACCAGGCCGCGTGGACGGCGGCCGCCATGCCGGTGGAGACCGCTTCCGCCGTGGACATGGCGCTGCTCAGGCGTTCCACGCCCTGCCCGGAGGCCTTCCCGGAACGCAGTTCGCGGAACACCTTGACCAGCACCTCGGTGGCGTCGCGGCCCAGACGGGCCGGGATTTCGGCGGCCCGCAGCATCGCATCGGTTTCGCGTTCCACCAGCGCCATCTCCACCTCGAGGTTCTCAATGGCGCCGATGGTCTCGAAGTTGAACCGGCGCTTCAAAGCGGCCGACATCTCGTTGACGCCACGGTCGCGTGTGTTGGCGGTGCCGATCACGTTGAATCCGCGTTTGGCGTACAGGGTCCGGTGGGTCGCGTCCAGTTCGGGAATGGACAAGGTGCGGTCCGAGAGCACCGACAGCATCGAGTCCTGTACCTCGGGGGCGCAGCGGGTGATCTCCTCGAAACGCACCACCTTACCCTCCGACATGCCCCGGTGAACGGGGGCGGGCACGAGGGATTTCAGGGTCGGTCCCTCGGCCAGCAGCATCGCGTAGTTCCAGGAGTATTTGATGGCGTCCTCTGTGGTGGCCGCCGAACCTTGGATGGTCAAGGTGGTGTCCCCGGAGATCGCCGCTGCCAGGAGCTCGCTCAGTAGGGACTTGGCCGTTCCGGGTTCGCCGATCAGCATCAATCCCCGGTTCGTGGCCAGCGACACCACGCAGCGTTCCACCAAGGACCGGCGTCCCACATATTTGCCCGTGATCTCCTTCCCGTCGCCCAGTACGAACTCCACCACCGACTGCGCCGAGAGCTGCCAGCCGGGAGCGACGGGGCGTTTTTGTTTCCTGTCGCGCTGCTTCAGGAGCTCCAACTCGTCGGCGTGACGGAACTCGGCCGGTGGGCGTTGCATGTCGGTCATGTGTTCGACATCTCCTTCAAGGCGGCCAAGATCTCGGAGACGATCTTGGGCGGAACCTGATTCCAGGGGATGCGTTCGAGTCTCTTCGTGTCCATTTCGTTTCCCCAGCCGAGGTTTTTCGGGTCGTGGTGGCCTTTGAGGATATAGGCCGCTTCGATTTCCTGATCGTCCTGGTCCGTCATGGGTCCCATCCACATGCCTGTGTAGCAGATCACCGCTGTGAGGTCGGCTGTTGGGATCGTGAGGGCGTGGATGCAGTAGACGCCTGCGTCGAGGGCTTCGCCTCGTTCCCAGCCGTACTTGTTGAAGGCCCCGATGAGTTTGGTGGCGGGGAATCTTCCTTTGGGCAGGTCGTGGAGTTTCGTGTCGTCGCCCTGGTCGTCGGGGAGGTGGAAGATAGGTCGGTCGAGTTGTTTGAACGGCTGGACGAGTTCGTAGTCGGACAGCACCTCGCCCCAGGCGGCCTTGGTGGCTTCGTCCAGTTCCAGGGGATGAACGATCCCGATGGAGCAGCCATCGGTATCGACGGGTTCGTCGTCCGGGTTGACGAGGCGGCCGTCCTCGTCGGTCCTGGCGGTGGCCGTCAGAGTGTTTTCCGTGTCGTGGAGGCCCCAGATGATTCCGGCCAGGAGCCTTCTCAGGACGGGGTGGGGGGCGATGAAACGGGCGTGGTCCTCCGGGCTCCATCGGCGGTCCTGAACCATGGCTCGTTCGAAGCGTGCCAGTTGAACCTTCGCCAGGGTGGTGACCGCTTTCTTGACGAGGTTGTATTCGGCCTTCGCCGCTTTTGCCTGATCGGGATTATCGCTTTTGTTGGGGGCTGGGAGGGTGCTGAGCACCTTGCCGGTGGGGTGGCCTTCGGCATCCAGGAGGCGTGCGGCCAGTTTGCCATCCGGGGTCACATAGGCCAGGAATCGGCGGGTTCCGTAGTCGAAGACGCGGGTGCCGCGTTCATCGAGACCCCCGTCGGGGATGATGCGGTCCTCCAGCTCGTCGCGGCTGAAGCCACGCTGGGCGGCGATCTCATCCATCGCCTGGCCGGCGCGTTTCTTCAGCCCGGCGAACTTCACCTTCGCCGCGATCCCGGAGATCTGCTGCAGGGCCTCGTCCGATGCGATATTGCGCAGCGCAGTGAGGCCCTTCACGGCCCGCTGGTGCTGGCTGACTCCCGGCCATTCCCGGATCATCGGGGTGAGGATGTTGACGAATTCACTGCCTCCCAGCCAGCCGGCGCCGGTCATCAGCCACGACAGTTTCGCGGGAGCTCCTTCATTCAGCCAAAGTCTCAGCAGGGTGACGGCGAGGTGGTCTCGGTTGGCTGGGTCGGTTCTGTCGTGGATTGCAGCCGTCAAAGGGTGTCGTTCGGTGTCGCTCAAAGCCTGCATGAGTTGGGTCATGTGCGTGGCATCGAGCCGGTATCCGTCGACCAGCACCAAGGGTAGGGCTTCCACGCTGAATGGAAGCTTTTGTGTTTTTGGTAGTTTTGTGGTTTTGATTGCGTCTTGCCACCATGGGGTGTCGGCGGGTAGTGCCGGAATCGTGGTTTCGGTGAGGATATCGTCAATGACGGCTCGGGTGTTGCCTGCGGTTTGTTTGACGACGTTTCGAAGCTGTTCGCGGGGTAGTTCTCGCAGGAAGGGGGCCAGGGCATTGGCTTGGGTGGGGATGAGGTTTGCCGCCAAGGCTTGTGGCATGTGCGAACGTATCCATTCCGCGGCCACGTCGGCTGCTTTCGAATCCAGAGCATTCAGGAACAGTTCCGTCATGCCTGGGCCATGGCCCACCTCGGCGGCGACCTGCAGCATCAATGATGCCGTGTCCCGGGGGCCTCGGCCCAACCAGTCAACCAGCAGGCCAAAGCCCTTTTGGCCGGTGGCAACAATCCATGGAATCACGTCTTCCCAGTCTGTGGTTCCAGCGCCCGTCCTGCGTGCGAAGGCCACCCGCTCCTCCGCTGTCGGGAGCACCAGAGCTGTCAGCGCATGCTTCCAGTCCCTCAGGGAGTTATCAGGGAAGACGTCCATCAGTTCCCGGGCCTCGTCCGGGGACAGCGCATCCAGCCCGGCAGCCATGAATATCGTGGAATCACCAAACGTTATGTCGCCACCTAGGCTGTAGCCGAGCGGCGAGGGAAGAGGCGAGGGAAGAAGTGCCCGGGCCTCGGCGATCTCGTTTTCTGTGCGTGTGCTCAGGACGGCGCGTAGGACCAGAGAGTCTTCAAGGAGGCCCATGCGAAAGTGGTTTACTATCTCGCTGAGTGGGCAGTTCCAATCGGTGTACAGCACGACCTTCAGCCATGTCGGCCAGTCGATCTCGGCTTGAAAGCTCCACTTGTACTTGATTTTCTGATCCGCGTAGTACTCCCTCTTCCTGGCCTCCTCAAGAGCCTCCAAGTGCGATACCCACCACGCGATTCGCTCCCGGCTGGGCATCGTGGTGAACAAGGGTTCGGTGAAACGGAATCTTCTCAGTGAGGAGTAGCCGTTGCTGTATTTTTCTTGGGTGACGATCCGCTTGGCTCGTTCCAGTTCGGCTTCGGGGTCGAATGGTGAATCGTCTATTTGGAGGTTTACTTCGGCGTTGATGTCGTAGGCGCGTTCGAAGGGAGTGATGGCCAGCCCCAGATCATCCGCGTCCAGATCCGAGACTTCGAGGGGAGCGCCGACTGGCTCGGCGACCACTCGCTCCGCGGTTCCGGTTTCATTCTTCTCCCCGGTTCGGGTGGTCTTCGTGGGTTCCAGCTCCTCGGTGGAGGCTGTGGCGTCGTCGGTGTAGCCCTTCTTGATCTTCGCGTCCACCTGCTTCTTCGCGTCGGTGAGGGCCTTGTCCGCGGATTCGTACTGTTTCGTTCTCGTTGTGCCCGTGGTTCCGCTGCGTCCGTAGCGGACCGTCACCTGGTCTTCGGTCACGTCGATGTACCAGAACTTGTCCGAGTTACCTTCTGTCAGGTGCAGGCGTCGTTTCATGTCATGAGAGCCTAGGTCAGGGGACTGACAATTCTTCGTGGTCCCTACCCGCGGGGTCTCTCAGGCCAGGGGGCCACCGAAGGCCGAGATCAGCAGCAGCTTCTCCACCCGGGCCGGGTCCCGGTGATCGAGGAAGGCCTGGGCGTGGTCCGCGATCAGCTGGCTTCCCGCCCTGCGGGCCTGCCGGACGAACTCGCGCCAGTCCTGGTCGCGGAGGTGGATGCGGTCGGCGCCCGCCAGCAGGAGTTCTCCCAGCAGGGAGTCGAGCCCCCGCAGCAGGGCCCCCGGGCTGGTCAGCGGCGCATCCCCGGTCCCGGTTTGCCATTGCACATCCGTTGCGACGGGCTCTGCCACGTGCGGCTGGAGCGGGAGGCCGTCCCCGACCAGCAGCAACGGATCCACCACGACACTCCTGGCGCCCCAGCGCCACCGTCCCGAGACGAACGCATCCTTGGGGAAATCCTTCTCCCAGCTCTGCAGGCGAATCAGGGTGGCGCGCACGCTCCCGTCGCGGCGGGCGGTGTGGTGAAGGACCAGTTGGAACGATTGCCCGTCGGTGTCCCGCAGGTCGGCCACGAGACTGGAAATGCCGGGGTCGAAATGGATGTTCCCGACGCTGGTCACCCGGCAGGCGGCCAGGTCAGTGCCTGCGGAACGATCATCCAGCACGGCGGGCAGTCGTGTCTGCTGGGTGGCCAGCTCAGTGATGGTTTCCACCCGGAACGGAGTCTCCAACTGATCCATCGCGCCTGCGGGAAAACTCACCGCCGACCTGTTGGTGTGGGAGAAATCCCCGTGCCCGAACATCCGGCCACCCAGCGACATCACCTGCCCGCCACCCCAGTTGCCTATGGTGATGCCGGAGACCAGGCCACCCGCGAGCTGCGAGGAGGGCCTGCGTTCCTTGTCGATGATTCGTTTCGTGACTCGCATTGGAGCGCCGCTTCGGGCATCCACCAAATGGGCGATCAACCGGCACTCGTCGTCCAGTTCGACGAACTCGGTGCCCAGACCGATCAACCGGGCCTTCGACACCCGCGTCTGCTGGGCGGGGGAACCCGCGACGAGTCGATCCGGGATCCGTGCCGGTTCCGGATTGGCCAGGGACATCGCCCGCGCCAACAACTCGGCTGACAACTCGACCAGCCGCGACGGGGTGAACTCCTGGCTGCGGGTCTCGTAACGGGCCAGCTCGTCTAGCAACTCGTCCAGGACGTCGGCGACGTGATGCAGCTCGGCCTCGCGGGCCCTGACCGCCAGGCGACGCCAGACCCCGCGCAGGTTCCGGTGCCCGGACTCCGCCCCGACCCTCACCAGTTCACCGACCGCGCCGCGGATCTCGGAAAGCAGGGAGGCGTCCGGTCGCCACGCGTCCCCCGCCACGGACACCAGACCGGTGTCCCCGAACCGCCTGCCCGCCGCGGCAGCGACCGCGACCGCGACGTGAAGACACGGATCGGGGTCGTGGCAGGTGCAGCGCACGTAGTTGAGGTCGGCGCCGGCCAGGAAACGCACCGACACGGGGGTCGGGTGGTGGATCCGCACCACGGAGATTCCCCTGATGCTCCCGACGTGGGCCAGCAGGCCCTGCCCGGCCAGCTGATCAGCCCGCCTCAGGGCGGCGGGGGAGAGCGCGGCCCTCAGATGTTCGCGGGTGATGCTGGCCGGGTTGAAGACGGCCTCCGGTTCCACCTTCCCGGGGGCAGCGGCCCTGGGGGTTTCCTGCCCGGGCAGGTCCGTCGAATCCGGCTCCTCGTCCTCGATGACTCCCGGCTCGGAGCAGGCTGCCTGGTAGTGCAGGATCGCGCGGACGATGTGGCGGCAGTTGTTGGCTGCCAGACAGGAACAGGTCCACTCCGCGAAGGGCCGGTTCGCGTACAGGACGCAGGTGGTTCCGTCGTCCGCGGAGACCGTCACCGTCCCGTCATCGGCCTCGGTGACGGTCAGGGCCGCGGCGCCGAGTTCCTTCCGGGCCCGCCGCAAGGTGCCCCTGTTGGTCAGGTCCTCCAGCACGTCACCGCTCAAACGGAGCAGGTCCGGGCGGCTCACCGGATCACCTCCGCAACCCAGTCGGCCAGCTCGTACGGGGTCATGACCCCCACCCGGGCTCCCCGCGCGGCCAGCCGCCGCCCCAGCTCCTCGTCGAAGGAGGCCGCCCCGTTTGTGGTCAGCGCACCCAGGATCAGCACCTTGCTACCGCCCTGGACCATCCGGGTGACGCACTGGACCAGGTCGTGCACCGAGCCGCCCTCGTACAGGTCCGTGATGAGCACCACCATGGCCCTTCGCGGTTCCGTGATGAGCGATTCGGCGTAGCGCATGGCCTGCGCGATGTCGGTGCCCCCGCCGAGCTGCACCTTCATCAGCGTCTCAACGGGATCGGCGATGTCCGAGGTGAGGTCCACCACCGAGGTGTCGAAAGCGATCAGATGGTTCTTCAGGGTCGGGAGTCCGTGGAAGATGGAGGCCGTGACGGCCGAGTGGATCACGGATTCGGCCATCGAACCCGACTGGTCCACCACGACCATGAACTGCCACTTCTCCGACTGTCTGCGGGTGCGCGAGTAGAAGATCGGCTCCGAGATGACCAGCTGTCGTGTTTCCGTCGAGTAGTTCTTCAGATTGGCGCGGATGGTGCGCTTCGGGTCGAAGTTCGCCGCCACCTTGAAGAAGCTGCGCCGGTTGGGGTCGCGTCGACCCGTCAGCGTGCGCCGGATCCTGGGGCGCATCTTCTCCACCAGCGCCGCGACGACCTTCCGCACGATCTGCCTGGCTGCCTGCAGCACATCGGAACTCATCAGGTGTTTGGTCTGCAGGATCGCCTGCAGCAGCGTCTCGGAGGGCTCCACCCGTTCCAGGAGCTCCTTGTCGGTCACCAACTCGACCATGCCGTAACGCTCCAGTGCGTCCTCCTCGATGGTGCGGACGGTGCGTTTCGGGAACAGGGTGT
This window contains:
- a CDS encoding SWIM zinc finger family protein; the protein is MSRPDLLRLSGDVLEDLTNRGTLRRARKELGAAALTVTEADDGTVTVSADDGTTCVLYANRPFAEWTCSCLAANNCRHIVRAILHYQAACSEPGVIEDEEPDSTDLPGQETPRAAAPGKVEPEAVFNPASITREHLRAALSPAALRRADQLAGQGLLAHVGSIRGISVVRIHHPTPVSVRFLAGADLNYVRCTCHDPDPCLHVAVAVAAAAGRRFGDTGLVSVAGDAWRPDASLLSEIRGAVGELVRVGAESGHRNLRGVWRRLAVRAREAELHHVADVLDELLDELARYETRSQEFTPSRLVELSAELLARAMSLANPEPARIPDRLVAGSPAQQTRVSKARLIGLGTEFVELDDECRLIAHLVDARSGAPMRVTKRIIDKERRPSSQLAGGLVSGITIGNWGGGQVMSLGGRMFGHGDFSHTNRSAVSFPAGAMDQLETPFRVETITELATQQTRLPAVLDDRSAGTDLAACRVTSVGNIHFDPGISSLVADLRDTDGQSFQLVLHHTARRDGSVRATLIRLQSWEKDFPKDAFVSGRWRWGARSVVVDPLLLVGDGLPLQPHVAEPVATDVQWQTGTGDAPLTSPGALLRGLDSLLGELLLAGADRIHLRDQDWREFVRQARRAGSQLIADHAQAFLDHRDPARVEKLLLISAFGGPLA
- a CDS encoding VWA domain-containing protein, with protein sequence MDERLTRWRLVLGRGSEQLGNLDPQQQARSDALGYLYDREGQDDGAGAGYGASSLTVPEWINEIHTLFPKRTVRTIEEDALERYGMVELVTDKELLERVEPSETLLQAILQTKHLMSSDVLQAARQIVRKVVAALVEKMRPRIRRTLTGRRDPNRRSFFKVAANFDPKRTIRANLKNYSTETRQLVISEPIFYSRTRRQSEKWQFMVVVDQSGSMAESVIHSAVTASIFHGLPTLKNHLIAFDTSVVDLTSDIADPVETLMKVQLGGGTDIAQAMRYAESLITEPRRAMVVLITDLYEGGSVHDLVQCVTRMVQGGSKVLILGALTTNGAASFDEELGRRLAARGARVGVMTPYELADWVAEVIR